In Oryza glaberrima chromosome 8, OglaRS2, whole genome shotgun sequence, the following are encoded in one genomic region:
- the LOC127782340 gene encoding probable LRR receptor-like serine/threonine-protein kinase At2g23950, which yields MASNLFLLLLFFLVVSYAPFLAFSSEPLNPEVEALIAIRQGLVDPHGVLNNWDEDSVDPCSWAMVTCSAHNLVIGLGAPSQGLSGTLSGRIANLTNLEQVLLQNNNITGRLPPELGALPRLQTLDLSNNRFSGRVPDTLGRLSTLRYLRLNNNSLSGAFPSSLAKIPQLSFLDLSYNNLTGPVPHFPTRTFNVVGNPMICGSSSGSHAGNANAAECATVVAPVTVPFPLDSTPSSSSSSSRAAAAAVGRSKGGGGAARLPIGVGTSLGASALVLLAVSCFLWRRRRRHRCLLSGPSSVLGILEKRRDVEDGGGGEVMARLGNVRQFGLRELHAATDGFSARNILGKGGFGDVYRGRLSDGTVVAVKRLKDPTASGEAQFRTEVEMISLAVHRHLLRLVGFCAAASGERLLVYPYMPNGSVASRLRGKPPLDWQTRKRIAVGTARGLLYLHEQCDPKIIHRDVKAANVLLDECHEAVVGDFGLAKLLDHGDSHVTTAVRGTVGHIAPEYLSTGQSSEKTDVFGFGILLLELVTGQRALEVGKGSGVIQHQKGVMLDWVRKVHQEKLHDLLVDQDLGPHYDRIEVAEMVQVALLCTQFQPSHRPRMSEVVRMLEGDGLAEKWEANHRPAAMAAAAAPHELGYDHRNDSNGSVFFNDFHDNDSSLSSDEVRSIDMVEEMELSGPR from the exons ATGGCCTCcaacctcttcctcctcctcctcttcttcctcgtcgtctcCTACGCGCCgttcctcgccttctcctccgagCCCCTCAACCCTGAAG TGGAGGCGCTGATCGCCATCAGGCAGGGGCTGGTCGACCCGCACGGCGTGCTGAACAACTGGGACGAGGACTCCGTCGACCCCTGCAGCTGGGCCATGGTCACCTGCTCCGCCCACAACCTCGTCATCGGCCT GGGAGCGCCCAGCCAGGGATTGTCGGGGACCCTGTCCGGCAGGATCGCCAACCTCACCAATCTTGAACAAGT GCTGCTGCAGAACAACAACATCACCGGCCGGCTGCCGCCGGAGCTGGGCGCGCTGCCGAGGCTGCAGACGCTCGACCTCTCCAACAACCGCTTCTCCGGCCGCGTCCCCGACACGCTCGGCCGCCTCTCCACCCTCCGATACCT GAGGCTAAACAACAACAGCTTGTCCGGGGCGTTCCCGTCGTCGCTGGCCAAGATCCCACAGCTCTCCTTCCT GGACTTGTCCTACAACAACCTCACTGGCCCTGTTCCTCACTTCCCCACAAGAACATTCAA CGTCGTGGGCAATCCAATGATATGcgggagcagcagcggcagccatGCGGGGAACGCGAACGCAGCGGAGTGCGCCACCGTGGTCGCCCCGGTCACCGTGCCATTCCCGCTGGACTCCActccgagcagcagcagcagcagcagca gggcggcagcggcagcggtggggaGGTCAAAgggtggaggaggcgccgcGCGGTTGCCGATCGGAGTAGGGACAAGCCTTGGCGCCTCCGCGCTTGTGCTCCTCGCCGTCTCCTGCTTTCTCTGGAGGCGCAGGCGCCGGCACCGCTGCCTCCTCTCGGGCCCCTCCTCCGTCCTCGGCATCCTCG AGAAGAGGAGAGACGTGGAggatgggggaggaggggaggtgatGGCGAGGCTGGGGAACGTGAGGCAGTTCGGGCTGAGGGAGCTGCACGCGGCGACGGACGGGTTCAGCGCGAGGAACATACTGGGGAAAGGAGGGTTCGGGGACGTGTACCGGGGGAGGCTCTCCGACGGCACGGTCGTGGCGGTGAAGCGGCTCAAGGACCCGACCGCGTCCGGGGAGGCGCAGTTCCGGACGGAGGTGGAGATGATCAGCCTCGCCGtgcaccgccacctcctccgcctcgtcggcTTCTGCGCCGCGGCCTCCGGCGAGCGCCTCCTCGTCTACCCCTACATGCCTAACGGCAGCGTCGCCTCCCGCCTTCGAG GGAAGCCGCCGCTGGACTGGCAGACGAGGAAGCGGATCGCGGTGGGGACGGCGAGGGGATTGCTGTACCTGCACGAGCAGTGCGACCCAAAGATCATCCACCGCGACGTGAAGGCCGCGAACGTGCTGCTGGACGAGTGCCAcgaggccgtcgtcggcgacTTCGGGCTCGCCAAGCTGCTCGACCACGGCGACTCCCACGTCACCACGGCGGTGCGCGGCACGGTGGGGCACATCGCGCCGGAGTACCTCTCCACGGGGCAGTCGTCGGAGAAGACCGACGTGTTCGGCTTCGGCATCCTGCTGCTCGAGCTCGTCACCGGCCAGCGCGCGCTCGAGGTCGGCAAGGGCTCCGGCGTCATCCAGCACCAGAAGGGCGTCATGCTCGATTGG GTGAGGAAGGTGCACCAAGAGAAGCTGCATGACTTGCTAGTGGACCAAGATTTGGGGCCTCACTACGACAGGATAGAGGTGGCGGAGATGGTGCAGGTGGCGCTGCTCTGCACCCAGTTCCAGCCGTCTCACCGGCCGAGGATGTCGGAGGTGGTCCGGATGCTGGAGGGAGACGGGCTCGCCGAGAAATGGGAGGCCAAccaccggccggcggcgatggcggcggcggcggcgccccatGAGCTCGGCTACGACCACCGCAACGACTCCAACGGCTCCGTCTTCTTCAACGACTTCCACGACAACGACAGCAGCCTTAGCAGCGACGAGGTGCGGTCCATCGACATGGTAGAGGAGATGGAGCTGTCAGGGCCAAGGTAG
- the LOC127782927 gene encoding glycine-rich cell wall structural protein-like has protein sequence MASVKAGVVLGVAVVAAAVLAAEGRAARKDLGVNLGGGLGVGGGGGLGVGTGGGLGLGSGIGVGIGGGGGGGGGGSGSASGSSSGSYSGSGSGSGSGSGSGSWSGSSSGSSSRSGGGGSSAGSSAESGAGSNAGPGGAGSYAGSRAGSYAGSNGGDGGSGAGSYAGSSAGSYAGSNGGGAGSYAGSEAGSYAGSGAGPHGGSGAGSGSYAGSRAGSYAGSGHGK, from the coding sequence ATGGCTTCCGTGAAGGCCGGCGTCGTGTTGGGCGTCGCGGTGGTCGCGGCGGCCGTTCTCGCGGCTGAGGGCCGCGCTGCAAGGAAGGACCTGGGCGTCAACCTCGGCGGTGGCCTCGgagttggcggtggcggcggattgGGCGTCGGCACCGGCGGTGGCCTGGGACTCGGCTCGGGGATTGGAGTGGGcatcggtggtggtggtggtggtggtggtggcggctctGGCTCCGCGTCCGGTTCAAGCTCCGGGTCTTACTCTGGCTCAGGCTCGGGCTCCGGTTCAGGGTCTGGGTCAGGTTCGTGGTCTGGCTCAAGCTCGGGTTCGAGCTCGAGGTCAGGTGGAGGAGGCTCATCGGCCGGCTCGAGCGCTGAGTCAGGAGCCGGCTCGAACGCGGGGCCAGGTGGTGCGGGGTCATACGCCGGCTCCAGGGCTGGCTCGTATGCTGGCTCGaacggtggagatggcggcTCCGGCGCAGGCTCGTACGCTGGTTCCAGTGCAGGCTCGTATGCCGGCTCCAACGGCGGAGGCGCAGGGTCGTACGCTGGCTCGGAAGCCGGCTCGTACGCGGGCTCCGGTGCTGGCCCGCATGGAGGCTCTGGTGCCGGCTCCGGCTCGTATGCAGGGTCCAGAGCCGGCTCATACGCGGGCAGTGGCCATGGCAAGTAA
- the LOC127783385 gene encoding AP2-like ethylene-responsive transcription factor At1g79700: MAKRRSNGETAAASSDDSSSGVCGGGGGGGEVEPRRRQKRPRRSAPRDCPSQRSSAFRGVTRHRWTGRFEAHLWDKNTWNESQSKKGRQVYLGAYDGEEAAARAYDLAALKYWGHDTVLNFPLSTYDEELKEMEGQSREEYIGSLRRKSSGFSRGVSKYRGVARHHHNGKWEARIGRVFGNKYLYLGTYATQEEAAVAYDIAAIEHRGLNAVTNFDINLYIRWYHGSCRSSSAAAATTIEDDDFAEAIAAALQGVDEQPSSSPATTRQLQNADDDDDDLVAQLPPQLRPLARAASTSPIGLLLRSPKFKEIIEQAAAAAASSSGSSSSSSTDSPSSSSSSSLSPSPLPSPPPQQQPTVPKDDQYNVDMSSVAAARCSFPDDVQTYFGLDDDGFGYPEVDTFLFGDLGAYAAPMFQFELDV; the protein is encoded by the exons ATGGCCAAGCGACGCAGCAACGGCGAgaccgccgccgcgagcagcgACGACTCTAGCTCcggcgtctgcggcggcggcggcggcggcggtgaggttgagccgaggcggcggcagaAGCGGCCGCGGAGGAGCGCCCCGCGGGATTGCCCCTCCCAGCGCAGCTCCGCGTTCCGCGGCGTCACACG GCACCGGTGGACGGGGCGGTTCGAGGCGCATCTCTGGGACAAGAACACCTGGAACGAGTCGCAGAGCAAGAAGGGCAGACAAG TTTACCTCG GGGCTTACGACggcgaggaagcggcggcgcgcgcctaCGACCTCGCCGCATTGAAGTACTGGGGCCACGACACCGTCCTCAACTTCCCT CTGTCAACATATGACGAGGAATTGAAGGAAATGGAGGGGCAGTCCAGGGAAGAGTACATCGGATCGCTCCGGAG GAAGAGCAGTGGCTTCTCAAGAGGGGTGTCCAAGTACAGAGGAGTTGCAAG GCATCATCACAACGGCAAATGGGAGGCTCGGATTGGGCGTGTGTTCGGCAACAAATACCTCTACCTAGGTACTTATG CAACACAAGAGGAGGCGGCCGTGGCGTACGACATCGCGGCGATCGAGCACCGCGGCCTCAACGCCGTCACCAACTTCGACATCAATCTCTACATCAGGTGGTACCACGGCTCTTGCCGctccagcagcgccgccgccgccaccaccatcgaaGACGATGATTTCGCCgaagccatcgccgccgcgttgCAAGGCGTCGACgagcagccgtcgtcgtcgccggcgacgacgcgccaGCTGCAAaacgcggacgacgacgacgacgacctcgtgGCGCAGCTCCCGCCCCAGCTGAGGCCGCTGGCTCGCGCGGCGTCCACCTCCCCGATCGGACTGCTGCTGCGGTCGCCCAAGTTCAAGGAGATCAtcgagcaggcggcggccgcggcggcgtcgtcctctggtagcagcagtagcagcagcacagactcaccttcttcttcgtcgtcgtcatcgctgtcgccgtcgccattgccatcgccgccgccgcagcagcagccaacCGTACCGAAGGACGACCAGTACAACGTCGACAtgtcgtcggtggcggcggcgaggtgcagcTTCCCGGACGACGTGCAGACGTACTTCGGGCTGGACGACGACGGCTTCGGGTACCCGGAGGTGGACACGTTCTTGTTCGGGGATTTGGGCGCGTACGCGGCGCCCATGTTTCAGTTCGAGCTCGACGTCTGA